In a single window of the Prochlorococcus marinus str. AS9601 genome:
- the hisH gene encoding imidazole glycerol phosphate synthase subunit HisH has product MSIEIPPVKVGVINIGFGNIGSCINMLDSIENCETVIVENYQDFKYTDMLILPGVGSFDTGMKLLKKRELCKPLIDYANKKNLLGICLGMQLISEGSEEGSEEGLGIISGYFKKFPKEDFNSKSLKVPCMGWNFVEYSLEKGYLSHEYAINGVTRYYFVHSYYYAGPEENVCGWSNHGIKYGVVINNKKTIGVQFHPEKSHDFGRKFLKNWINKNYEKTS; this is encoded by the coding sequence TTGAGTATAGAAATCCCTCCTGTAAAAGTAGGTGTTATTAATATTGGCTTTGGAAATATTGGATCTTGCATTAATATGCTGGATTCTATAGAAAATTGTGAGACAGTTATTGTAGAAAATTATCAAGATTTTAAATATACAGATATGCTTATTCTCCCAGGCGTAGGTTCTTTTGATACTGGGATGAAACTATTGAAAAAACGTGAACTTTGTAAACCTTTAATTGATTATGCAAATAAAAAAAATCTTTTAGGTATATGCTTAGGTATGCAATTAATTTCAGAAGGTAGCGAGGAAGGAAGTGAAGAAGGTTTGGGTATCATATCAGGATATTTTAAGAAGTTTCCTAAAGAAGATTTCAACTCAAAATCCTTAAAAGTACCTTGCATGGGTTGGAATTTTGTAGAATATTCCTTAGAAAAGGGGTATCTATCCCATGAATATGCAATTAATGGAGTTACTAGATATTATTTTGTACACTCTTATTATTATGCAGGACCAGAAGAAAATGTTTGCGGATGGAGCAATCATGGTATTAAATATGGTGTCGTTATAAATAATAAAAAAACGATCGGGGTACAATTTCATCCTGAAAAAAGTCATGATTTTGGGAGAAAATTTTTAAAAAATTGGATAAATAAAAATTATGAAAAAACATCCTAG